From Amphiura filiformis chromosome 20, Afil_fr2py, whole genome shotgun sequence, a single genomic window includes:
- the LOC140142251 gene encoding uncharacterized protein — translation MLMMKLPYSMRHRWRRQVDYVEEERNKVVTFEDLTSFLEKQARIATNAAYGRSVTEKEDSTKKEERVKYSNYQTYKARRNLATNTEAVSASVTSNSPRARPNVMSYSLAARPNVSSSSPGADKPCTYCKGKDHTLEMCNKLKEKPISDRLQYLRELGVCFGCLKKAVPYSKICKYKLTCKTCKKRHPTVLHVKQEETQKSDEVANQTCGLTGAGVKSSESYPTIIPVIVYSRVSRMSVETYAYLDNGSDAVFCSERLQKELHVKGKKTKLEIETITDDIIVDSEIIQYLEVSDMNRNNIISLPKAYTQDKIPGDLADIINQDDIDAIPYMEEVKLGRLTFEPIHVVNSQGEGPFACQTRLGWTVYGVKNKEHKRTSVIHRIKAHDTIDQQLEKLYNAEFNERIIDDKPERSVSEGQFLNRVEASIKYVDGHYQVGFPLKDDDMKLPSNIHQAELRACHLKRKLERDSVFNDQYTAFMNDMFKNDYAEEVPKDACNRRDGKVWYVPHHGVFHPTKGKLRVVFDCAAKYMGQSLNSQLLKGSDLTSNLVGVLTRFREHPVGVVADIKAMNHQVRVPEPDRDLVRFLWWPYGDLSLPLKEYRMNVHLFGATSSPSCANFALRKTADDGKEKYSEEVCNTVLSNFYVDDYLKFIESESKAIQLVSDLTNLCMDGGFKFTKWLSNSREVLQSVPEDDRAETTKTLDLKNEDLPSEKVLGLVWSPQTDRFGFHIKVKEKPPTRRGILATVSSIYDPLGFVAPTILPAKRILQNLSKLQLGWDEPIPGELLTRWERWLDEVPKLSDFTIERCFKPKEFEESEVQMHHFCDASQKGYGSVSYLRFVNEMGQVHLTLLTAKARVAPLKIITIPRLELTAAAMAVKVNNMLQKELQLKVESTYFWTDSQTVIKYINNDTARFHTFVANRVALIRDGSPAQTLQTTAQGA, via the exons ATGTTGATGATGAAGTTACCATATAGTATGAGACACAGATGGAGGAGACAAGTAGATTATgttgaagaagaaagaaacaaagtggtAACATTTGAAGACTTAACCTCCTTCTTAGAAAAACAGGCTAGAATCGCAACTAATGCTGCCTACGGTAGAAGTGTGACGGAGAAGGAAGATAGTACTAAGAAGGAAGAAAGGGTAAAATACTCAAACTATCAGACTTATAAAGCTAGAAGAAATCTAGCAACAAACACAGAAGCTGTATCGGCAAGTGTGACATCAAATAGTCCAAGAGCCAGACCAAATGTAATGTCATATAGTCTAGCAGCCAGGCCAAATGTGTCGTCAAGTAGTCCAGGAGCCGACAAGccgtgtacatattgcaagggtaaAGATCACACTTTGGAAATGTGTAACAAATTAAAGGAAAAGCCTATAAGTGACCGGTTGCAGTATCTAAGAGAGTTGGGAGTTTGTTTCGGCTGCCTAAAGAAAGCAGTACCTTACAGTAAAATCTGCAAATACAAGCTTACCTGCAAGACATGTAAAAAGCGCCATCCAACAGTGCTACATGTGAAACAGGAAGAGACACAGAAGTCTGACGAAGTTGCTAATCAGACATGTGGGCTTACAGGCGCCGGAGTTAAATCTAGTGAATCATATCCCACAATCATACCAGTCATAGTCTACTCAAGAGTTTCCAGAATGTCTGTAGAAACTTACGCTTATCTCGACAACGGCAGTGATGCTGTATTCTGTTCTGAAAGGCTGCAAAAGGAACTACATGTTAAAGGCAAGAAAACCAAGCTGGAAATTGAAACCATAACAGATGATATCATAGTAGACAGTGAAATCATCCAATATTTAGAAGTTTCTGACATGAACAGAAATAATATCATCTCTCTTCCAAAGGCATACACACAAGATAAGATCCCTGGTGACTTGGCTGACATTATCAACCAGGATGATATTGATGCAATTCCTTATATGGAAGAAGTTAAGCTAGGAAGATTAA CATTTGAGCCAATACATGTAGTAAACAGCCAAGGTGAAGGACCTTTCGCCTGCCAAACAAGACTTGGATGGACAGTGTATGGTGTcaaaaataaagaacacaaaaGGACATCAGTCATCCACAGAATTAAAGCACATGACACTATTGACCAGCAATTAGAGAAACTCTACAACGCTGAGTTCAATGAGCGAATAATTGATGATAAACCCGAGAGAAGCGTGAGTGAAGGACAATTCCTAAACAGAGTAGAAGCATCAATCAAGTATGTAGATGGGCACTACCAAGTAGGTTTCCCGCTCAAAGATGATGACATGAAATTGCCGAGCAATATACATCAAGCCGAATTGCGGGCATGCCATCTGAAGAGGAAGTTAGAAAGGGACTCGGTTTTCAACGACCAATACACTGCATTCATgaatgatatgtttaaaaatgattaTGCAGAAGAAGTGCCCAAAGATGCATGCAATAGAAGGGATGGCAAGGTGTGGTATGTCCCCCACCATGGGGTGTTTCACCCCACCAAGGGCAAGCTGCGAGTTGTATTTGATTGTGCGGCGAAGTACATGGGCCAGTCTCTAAACTCACAATTACTAAAAGGATCCGACTTGACAAGCAACTTGGTAGGTGTGTTGACGAGGTTTAGAGAGCACCCTGTTGGAGTTGTAGCAGATATAAAAGCAATGAACCATCAAGTGCGTGTACCAGAACCAGACAGAGACTTAGTAAGATTTCTATGGTGGCCCTACGGTGACCTGAGTCTGCCTCTGAAGGAATATAGGATGAATGTGCACTTGTTTGGTGCAACTTCGTCACCTTCATGTGCGAATTTCGCACTGAGAAAGACCGCTGATGATGGTAAGGAGAAATACAGCGAAGAAGTATGCAACACAGTGCTGTCCAACTTCTATGTCGACGACTACCTCAAATTTATCGAAAGTGAAAGCAAAGCTATTCAACTCGTCAGTGATCTCACCAATTTGTGTATGGATGGAGGTTTCAAGTTCACCAAGTGGTTGAGTAACTCAAGAGAAGTGTTGCAGTCAGTCCCTGAAGACGATAGAGCTGAGACTACAAAGACACTAGATTTGAAGAATGAAGATTTACCATCAGAAAAGGTGCTGGGGTTGGTATGGTCACCACAAACCGACAGGTTTGGCTTCCATATTAAAGTGAAAGAGAAACCTCCTACCAGAAGAGGCATCCTAGCAACTGTAAGCTCCATCTATGACCCGCTAGGATTTGTTGCTCCAACAATCCTGCCAGCAAAACGAATATTGCAGAACTTAAGTAAGCTGCAGCTTGGTTGGGATGAGCCTATTCCTGGTGAGCTTCTGACCCGTTGGGAAAGATGGCTTGATGAAGTACCGAAATTGTCAGATTTCACCATCGAAAGATGTTTCAAGCCCAAGGAATTTGAAGAAAGTGAGGTTCAGATGCACCACTTCTGCGATGCAAGTCAGAAGGGATATGGTTCAGTGAGCTACTTACGATTCGTTAATGAGATGGGTCAAGTGCATCTTACTCTCCTGACAGCCAAGGCAAGAGTTGCTCCCTTGAAGATCATAACTATACCTCGCCTAGAGTTAACTGCAGCTGCAATGGCAGTAAAGGTCAACAACATGTTGCAAAAGGAACTACAGTTGAAAGTCGAAAGCACATACTTCTGGACTGATAGTCAGACCGTGATCAAGTATATTAACAATGACACCGCCAGATTCCACACCTTTGTGGCTAATCGAGTCGCATTGATTAGAGATGGCTCTCCAGCTCAAACCCTGCAGACGACTGCTCAAGGGGCTTAG
- the LOC140142252 gene encoding uncharacterized protein: MLAHLHKKYWITNANAAARKVINSCISCRKRNAKVQQQMMSDLPKDRVTPGEPPFSRVGMDYLGPLEVKQGRNIVKRYGVVFVCLASKAIHIEMAASLDTDACVNVIRRFVSRRGQVKQIRSDNGTNLIGAERELRREIAAWNQDRIHDYLLQREIEWIHQQEVTMEASGNGLRTIRKVMCSVIKEQILTDDSLRTLLCEIEAIVNSRPLTNVPGEVSDLEPLTPNHLLQLKSDMILPTAAVGKLSQYAKRRWR, translated from the coding sequence ATGTTGGCTCACCTGCATAAGAAGTACTGGATAACAAATGCTAATGCAGCAGCTAGAAAGGTTATCAACAGTTGCATCTCCTGCAGAAAGAGGAATGCAAAAGTACAACAGCAGATGATGAGTGATCTTCCCAAAGACAGAGTCACTCCAGGAGAGCCACCATTTTCAAGAGTTGGAATGGACTATCTCGGTCCACTAGAAGTTAAACAAGGCCGTAATATAGTCAAGCGATATGGTGTAGTGTTCGTCTGCCTTGCATCCAAAGCCATACACATCGAAATGGCAGCGTCTTTGGACACCGATGCCTGCGTAAATGTCATACGACGATTCGTGTCCAGAAGAGGCCAAGTGAAACAGATCCGCTCTGACAATGGCACCAATTTAATAGGGGCAGAAAGAGAGTTACGCCGAGAAATTGCCGCTTGGAATCAAGACAGAATCCATGACTACCTACTGCAAAGGGAGATTGAGTGGATCCACCAGCAGGAAGTCACCATGGAGGCATCTGGGAACGGACTACGGACAATCAGGAAAGTGATGTGCTCTGTTATAAAGGAACAAATACTAACAGATGACTCTCTTCGTACATTACTGTGTGAGATAGAAGCCATAGTTAACAGCCGACCACTCACCAATGTTCCTGGAGAAGTATCTGATTTAGAGCCACTTACACCAAATCACCTTCTTCAACTAAAGAGTGACATGATCTTACCAACAGCCGCTGTAGGAAAGCTGAGTCAGTATGCCAAGCGTCGGTGGAGGTAA